From Gemmatimonadota bacterium, a single genomic window includes:
- a CDS encoding MjaI family restriction endonuclease: MEIKLKNAEIQEYVSAPVRDFPKYTTQLMNLANQNSQGTRPRVVGQMSDLIQEFPGQTFEEWVMWYQEQHPDAIDDATDKIISMIENFSVVFPKIDRDLVRSWVEDLVLVKTFTGLRFQEAILKKLAEMKGCNYRLAEPYEESQGIDGFVGEEAYSIKPSTYRSQNLAESINIKIIFYDKKRDGVVFDIPEDF; this comes from the coding sequence TTCAGGAATACGTGAGCGCACCTGTCCGCGATTTTCCAAAGTACACGACCCAATTGATGAATCTCGCAAATCAAAATTCACAGGGTACGCGACCAAGAGTTGTTGGGCAAATGAGCGATCTGATTCAGGAATTTCCAGGGCAAACTTTTGAAGAATGGGTTATGTGGTATCAAGAACAACATCCCGATGCAATTGATGACGCGACAGATAAAATAATTTCAATGATAGAGAATTTCAGCGTGGTGTTTCCCAAAATTGACCGGGATTTGGTGAGGTCCTGGGTAGAGGATTTGGTTCTTGTCAAGACCTTCACCGGACTCAGATTCCAGGAGGCGATTCTGAAAAAACTGGCCGAGATGAAAGGCTGCAATTACCGTTTGGCAGAACCTTACGAAGAATCCCAGGGCATAGATGGATTCGTGGGAGAGGAAGCGTATTCTATTAAGCCGAGTACCTATCGCTCCCAAAATTTAGCGGAATCCATAAATATAAAAATCATATTTTACGATAAAAAGAGGGATGGGGTGGTGTTTGATATACCAGAGGACTTTTGA
- the nadC gene encoding carboxylating nicotinate-nucleotide diphosphorylase, producing MLNKKDIMPVIERALLEDVGDGDITTKWTVPLTKQAKAKIIARADGVIAGLDVAQWVFEAVEEAIVFEAHVEDGERVADGDILAEVSGPARGLLTGERVALNFLQRMSGIATMTAQFVEAVKGTQTQILDTRKTAPGLRLLDKYAVVAGGGVNHRVGLFDMVLMKENHIEAADGIGPALLSVWKGMDFEGREVPVEVEVETLSELDEVLVLGADRVMLDNMSLDEMCEAVEKVKKLKGKRPELEASGNVSLDSVRAIAETGVDLISVGALTHSVKALDISMLFDRKQNVAPVRK from the coding sequence ATGTTGAATAAAAAAGATATTATGCCAGTAATTGAGCGAGCACTATTAGAAGATGTGGGGGATGGGGATATTACGACAAAATGGACCGTGCCATTGACAAAGCAGGCGAAGGCGAAAATTATTGCGAGGGCAGATGGCGTGATTGCGGGATTGGATGTGGCGCAATGGGTATTTGAAGCGGTAGAGGAAGCGATTGTATTCGAGGCACATGTCGAAGATGGCGAGCGCGTTGCGGATGGCGATATTTTGGCTGAGGTTTCTGGTCCGGCGCGTGGTCTGTTGACAGGTGAGCGCGTCGCGTTGAATTTTTTGCAGCGTATGTCGGGTATTGCAACGATGACGGCACAGTTTGTAGAGGCCGTAAAAGGGACACAGACGCAGATTCTGGATACGCGCAAGACTGCGCCGGGATTGCGATTATTAGATAAATATGCCGTTGTTGCGGGCGGTGGTGTAAATCATCGGGTCGGATTGTTCGATATGGTGCTGATGAAGGAGAATCACATTGAGGCAGCGGACGGTATTGGACCGGCACTGCTTTCGGTGTGGAAAGGGATGGATTTCGAAGGTCGAGAAGTGCCCGTGGAGGTGGAGGTGGAAACGCTATCAGAACTCGATGAGGTTCTCGTTTTGGGCGCGGATCGCGTGATGTTGGACAATATGAGCCTGGATGAAATGTGTGAAGCCGTGGAAAAGGTGAAAAAATTAAAAGGCAAAAGACCCGAATTGGAAGCCTCGGGCAATGTGTCCTTAGATAGCGTACGGGCAATTGCAGAAACGGGCGTGGATCTTATTTCAGTGGGTGCGCTTACGCATTCGGTGAAGGCCCTGGATATCAGTATGTTGTTCGATAGGAAACAGAATGTAGCGCCCGTTAGAAAATAA